A genomic region of Lachnoclostridium edouardi contains the following coding sequences:
- the ychF gene encoding redox-regulated ATPase YchF — protein MKLGIVGLPNVGKSTLFNSLTKAGAESANYPFCTIDPNVGVVPVPDERLKLLSDLYHSEKITPAVIEFVDIAGLVKGASKGEGLGNQFLSNIREVDAIVHVVRCFDDPNVVHVDGSVDPLRDIETINLELIFSDLEILERRISKTARAANNDKALAKELVILKELQAHLEEGNLAKSYELADDDSAAFVASLNLLTDKPVIFAANVCEDDLADDGASNEYVSKVRDFAALNGCEVFVICAQIEQEIAELDDDEKKMFLEDLGLTESGLEKLIAASYSLLGLLSYLTAGEKETRAWTITKGTKAPQAAGKIHSDFERGFIRAEVVNYQDLLDCKTYTAAKEKGLVRLEGKEYVVKDGDVILFRFNV, from the coding sequence ATGAAATTAGGTATCGTAGGCCTGCCTAATGTAGGCAAAAGTACCCTTTTTAATTCACTTACAAAGGCAGGCGCCGAATCTGCCAATTACCCATTCTGTACTATCGACCCTAACGTAGGCGTAGTGCCTGTGCCTGATGAAAGGCTGAAGCTGCTGTCTGACCTTTATCATTCTGAAAAAATCACTCCGGCTGTTATTGAGTTTGTGGATATTGCAGGTCTGGTTAAGGGGGCTTCTAAAGGCGAGGGACTTGGCAACCAGTTTCTCTCCAATATTAGAGAGGTAGACGCCATTGTCCATGTTGTCCGCTGTTTTGATGATCCTAATGTTGTGCACGTAGACGGCAGCGTAGATCCTTTAAGAGATATTGAGACTATCAATCTGGAGCTGATTTTCTCTGATCTGGAGATTTTAGAGCGCCGCATCTCCAAAACAGCCCGGGCGGCTAACAATGACAAGGCTTTAGCTAAGGAGCTGGTAATTTTAAAAGAGCTTCAGGCTCATTTGGAGGAGGGAAATCTGGCTAAAAGCTATGAGCTGGCTGATGATGACAGCGCTGCATTTGTAGCCTCTTTGAACCTGCTGACTGACAAGCCGGTTATTTTCGCAGCCAATGTATGCGAAGACGATTTGGCCGACGACGGGGCTTCCAATGAATATGTATCTAAGGTAAGAGATTTTGCAGCTTTAAACGGCTGCGAGGTGTTTGTGATCTGCGCTCAGATTGAGCAGGAAATAGCCGAGTTGGATGATGATGAAAAGAAAATGTTTTTAGAGGATCTTGGCCTTACAGAATCCGGCCTGGAAAAATTAATTGCCGCCAGCTACAGTCTTTTAGGGCTTCTCAGCTATCTTACTGCCGGCGAGAAGGAAACAAGAGCCTGGACTATTACAAAAGGCACTAAAGCGCCTCAGGCGGCAGGCAAAATCCACAGCGATTTTGAAAGAGGCTTTATCCGCGCCGAGGTTGTAAATTATCAGGATCTTTTAGACTGCAAAACCTATACTGCCGCAAAGGAAAAGGGGCTGGTGCGCCTGGAGGGCAAGGAATATGTAGTAAAAGACGGAGATGTGATTTTATTCCGTTTTAATGTATAA
- the gltX gene encoding glutamate--tRNA ligase gives MKVRTRYAPSPTGRMHVGNLRTALYAYLIAKHEGGDFLLRIEDTDQERYVDGAVEIIYRTLEKTGLIHDEGPDKDGGVGPYVQSERQASGIYLEYAKKLVEAGQAYYCFCTPERLESLRTSVNGEEILTYDKHCLKLSKEEVEANLKAGLPYVIRQNNPTEGTTTFHDEIYGDITVDNSELDDMVLIKSDGYPTYNFANVVDDHLMGITHVVRGNEYLSSSPKYNRLYEAFGWQVPVYVHCPLITNEEHKKLSKRSGHSSYEDLLDQGFISEAIVNYVALLGWSPEDNREIFTLEEMVKDFDYRRMSKSPAVFDMTKLKWMNGEYMKAMDFDKFYQMAEPYMKKVITKDLDLKKIGAMVKTRIEVFPDIEGHIDFFQEMPEYDIAMYTHKKMKTNKETSLKVLEDVLPLLEAQEDFSNDALYELLSAYVSETGVKTGFVMWPVRTAVSGKQMTPAGATEIMEVLGKEESLARIRKGIELLKL, from the coding sequence ATGAAAGTAAGAACAAGATATGCGCCAAGCCCAACAGGCAGAATGCATGTGGGAAATTTAAGAACAGCGTTATATGCCTATTTAATAGCAAAGCATGAGGGGGGAGATTTCCTTCTTCGCATAGAGGATACTGACCAGGAAAGATATGTGGACGGAGCGGTAGAGATTATCTACAGAACCTTGGAGAAAACAGGTTTAATCCACGATGAAGGTCCTGACAAGGATGGAGGCGTGGGCCCGTACGTGCAAAGTGAGCGTCAGGCCTCGGGAATTTATTTAGAGTATGCAAAAAAATTGGTGGAGGCAGGCCAGGCTTATTATTGCTTCTGTACTCCTGAGCGTTTAGAAAGCCTGAGAACCTCAGTAAACGGAGAAGAGATCCTCACTTATGACAAACATTGTCTGAAGCTTTCTAAGGAAGAGGTGGAGGCCAATTTAAAAGCAGGCCTTCCTTATGTAATCCGTCAGAATAACCCTACTGAGGGAACTACTACCTTTCACGATGAAATTTACGGGGACATTACAGTAGATAACTCAGAGCTGGACGACATGGTTCTGATTAAATCAGACGGATATCCGACTTATAATTTTGCCAATGTAGTGGACGATCATTTAATGGGAATCACTCACGTAGTCAGAGGAAATGAGTATTTGTCCTCCTCTCCCAAATATAACCGTCTTTACGAAGCTTTTGGCTGGCAGGTGCCGGTGTATGTGCACTGTCCTCTCATTACAAATGAAGAGCACAAAAAGCTGTCTAAAAGAAGCGGCCATTCTTCCTACGAGGATTTATTGGACCAGGGCTTTATCTCAGAGGCCATTGTAAATTACGTAGCTCTTTTAGGCTGGTCTCCTGAGGATAACAGGGAAATCTTTACTTTGGAAGAAATGGTGAAAGATTTTGATTACAGGAGAATGAGCAAATCCCCTGCAGTTTTTGACATGACAAAGCTGAAATGGATGAACGGGGAATACATGAAGGCCATGGACTTTGATAAGTTCTACCAGATGGCTGAGCCTTACATGAAAAAAGTAATTACAAAGGATTTAGACTTAAAGAAAATCGGGGCTATGGTAAAAACCAGAATCGAGGTATTTCCGGATATTGAAGGTCATATTGACTTTTTCCAGGAGATGCCTGAGTACGATATTGCTATGTACACCCACAAGAAAATGAAAACCAACAAAGAGACCTCATTAAAAGTGCTGGAGGATGTACTTCCTCTTTTAGAGGCTCAGGAGGACTTTTCTAACGATGCTCTTTATGAACTGCTGTCAGCCTATGTGTCTGAAACAGGAGTAAAAACAGGCTTTGTTATGTGGCCTGTAAGAACTGCAGTATCAGGAAAGCAGATGACTCCTGCAGGAGCCACAGAGATTATGGAAGTACTGGGCAAAGAGGAATCTCTTGCCAGAATCAGAAAGGGAATTGAACTGCTGAAATTATGA
- a CDS encoding ABC transporter permease has protein sequence MGNWRIWFYMCCKRQLKKKAFVLLLCILPIALAALGWAGKDESSGVKIALWAEGQWSEELAESLKSMDSAFTFYTCSTKEQVQKDVESRKAECGYIFEKDLKEKMDKKDYKRSIQVYTSPATVLEGLTEEVVFSAVIEKYGPELLKNYIDSAGVFSEEGTGQIQELYEKYKNNGSTFSFQYRTETRKQVEEKVKAVFPVRGMGAVFLFVIGLFSGAMLCEDEKKGLYLPISYKKKWIYSLISMVSTTGLAGLSVLISFIFAGQWTGWQEFIFMAGYIGGVALFAALVKAVLRTKEAVSGAIPFFLIGSLALCPVFINTGALVPALKPFQYLFLPYYYLSAF, from the coding sequence ATGGGTAATTGGAGGATATGGTTTTATATGTGCTGTAAAAGGCAGCTGAAAAAGAAAGCCTTTGTCCTGCTTTTATGCATTCTTCCCATTGCTTTGGCAGCCCTGGGATGGGCGGGAAAAGATGAAAGCTCAGGTGTGAAAATCGCCTTGTGGGCGGAAGGCCAGTGGAGTGAGGAACTGGCGGAGAGCTTAAAGTCTATGGACAGCGCCTTTACATTTTACACCTGCAGCACAAAGGAGCAGGTTCAAAAGGACGTAGAGTCCAGAAAAGCAGAATGCGGCTATATTTTTGAAAAAGATTTAAAAGAAAAAATGGATAAAAAAGATTATAAAAGATCTATTCAGGTATACACCTCCCCGGCCACTGTGTTGGAGGGGCTGACGGAAGAAGTGGTTTTCTCAGCAGTTATAGAAAAATACGGGCCTGAGCTTTTAAAAAACTATATAGACAGCGCCGGAGTTTTTTCAGAGGAAGGAACAGGTCAGATTCAGGAGCTGTATGAAAAATATAAAAATAACGGCAGCACCTTTAGTTTTCAGTACAGAACTGAGACGAGAAAACAGGTGGAGGAAAAGGTAAAAGCCGTTTTTCCTGTAAGGGGAATGGGAGCTGTTTTTCTTTTTGTTATAGGTCTTTTTTCCGGAGCCATGTTGTGCGAGGATGAAAAAAAGGGGCTGTATCTGCCTATTTCCTATAAAAAGAAGTGGATTTACAGTCTGATATCTATGGTTTCCACTACAGGACTGGCCGGCCTGTCAGTTTTAATATCTTTTATATTCGCAGGCCAGTGGACCGGGTGGCAGGAATTTATTTTTATGGCGGGATATATAGGAGGGGTAGCCCTGTTTGCCGCTTTGGTGAAGGCAGTATTAAGGACAAAGGAAGCGGTTTCAGGAGCGATTCCGTTTTTCCTAATAGGAAGCTTAGCTTTGTGCCCTGTATTTATTAATACTGGAGCCTTAGTTCCAGCTTTGAAACCTTTCCAATATTTATTTTTGCCTTATTATTATCTCTCCGCCTTTTAA
- a CDS encoding septum formation initiator family protein, whose amino-acid sequence MAVRKRAVGKRRPVQLEYTVYGNTARQLKPAERPERRLPNEKQYRRVKQRVRRNQERALFMDLPYVVILTVAAICALAICVNYLHMQTALNTQVSRIEEMEQELEMKKAENDALETTINTSVDLDYVYKVATEELGMVYAGKNQVLLYDNTESEYIRQNEDIPKQ is encoded by the coding sequence ATGGCTGTAAGGAAAAGAGCTGTGGGAAAAAGACGGCCAGTACAGTTAGAATATACTGTATACGGCAATACGGCCCGTCAGTTAAAGCCGGCGGAAAGACCAGAACGCCGCCTTCCAAATGAAAAGCAATACAGAAGAGTAAAACAGCGCGTAAGAAGAAATCAGGAGCGGGCTCTTTTTATGGACCTGCCTTACGTAGTAATATTAACAGTGGCAGCTATTTGCGCCCTGGCGATCTGTGTAAATTATCTTCATATGCAGACTGCTTTAAACACTCAGGTTTCCAGGATTGAAGAGATGGAGCAGGAGCTGGAAATGAAAAAAGCGGAAAATGATGCATTGGAGACCACTATAAACACATCAGTGGATTTAGACTATGTATACAAGGTGGCCACAGAAGAGTTAGGCATGGTATATGCAGGAAAAAATCAAGTACTTTTATATGATAATACAGAAAGTGAGTATATAAGGCAGAATGAGGACATCCCAAAACAGTAG
- the lgt gene encoding prolipoprotein diacylglyceryl transferase — MQQGADLSFVNLGITIEHLRNSISIFGFRIAYYGIIIGIGMLAGIWVARQDAKRRGQDPEIYLDFALYAIFFSIIGARLYYVIFAWDSYKDNLIQVFNLRGGGLAIYGGVIGAVATLIVYTRIKKLSFLSMADTGCLGLITGQIIGRWGNFFNCEAFGGYTESLLAMRIKKSIVNPSMISQDLLQNLIVENGVEYIQVHPTFLYESLWNLGILLFMLWYRKRKKFDGEMLCIYLMGYGIGRTWIEGLRTDQLIFFGTGIPVSQALSMLLVLGAGAFLVFNYMKIRKSTKGA, encoded by the coding sequence ATGCAACAGGGAGCTGACTTGAGTTTCGTGAATCTGGGAATCACCATTGAGCATTTACGAAACAGTATCTCCATTTTTGGATTCCGTATTGCCTATTACGGAATTATTATTGGGATAGGTATGCTGGCAGGAATATGGGTAGCCCGGCAGGATGCCAAAAGAAGAGGGCAGGATCCTGAAATATATTTGGACTTTGCACTTTACGCCATATTCTTTTCAATTATAGGTGCAAGATTGTACTATGTAATATTTGCCTGGGATTCCTACAAAGATAATCTGATACAGGTTTTTAATCTGAGAGGAGGAGGGCTGGCTATATACGGCGGCGTCATAGGAGCAGTGGCAACCTTAATTGTGTACACCAGAATTAAGAAGCTGTCTTTTTTGTCCATGGCGGACACAGGCTGCCTGGGCCTGATTACCGGACAGATTATTGGCAGATGGGGCAACTTTTTTAACTGTGAAGCATTTGGCGGTTATACAGAAAGCCTGCTGGCTATGAGAATCAAAAAAAGTATTGTAAATCCCAGTATGATATCTCAGGATCTTCTGCAGAATCTGATTGTGGAAAACGGGGTGGAATACATACAGGTGCACCCTACATTTTTGTACGAATCACTGTGGAACCTGGGAATTTTATTATTTATGCTGTGGTACAGAAAAAGAAAGAAATTTGACGGAGAGATGCTTTGTATCTATTTAATGGGATATGGAATTGGAAGAACATGGATAGAGGGACTTCGTACAGATCAGCTGATCTTTTTCGGCACAGGTATTCCTGTGTCACAGGCGCTGTCTATGCTGCTGGTTCTTGGAGCAGGGGCGTTCCTGGTATTTAACTATATGAAGATAAGGAAAAGTACAAAAGGAGCATAA
- the rsmH gene encoding 16S rRNA (cytosine(1402)-N(4))-methyltransferase RsmH, with translation MIFEHKSVLLKETVDGLKVKPEGIYVDGTLGGGGHAFQVCQQLGEYGRFVGIDQDEAAICAASSRLCQFGDKVTIVRDNYENVKKVLEDLKIEKVDGICLDLGVSSYQLDTAERGFSYREDAPLDMRMDQRQLQTAADIVNTYSEMELYRIIRDYGEDKFAKNIAKHIVKAREEKEIQTTGELSEIIKRAIPAKIRATGGHPAKQTFQAIRIELNHELDVLKRSIDTMIDLLNPGGRLAIITFHSLEDRIVKKGFRDNENPCICPPDFPVCMCKRVSKGRVVTRKPVLPGAEELKENSRAKSAKLRVFEKGEA, from the coding sequence TTGATATTTGAGCATAAATCAGTTCTGTTAAAAGAAACCGTTGACGGTCTGAAGGTAAAGCCGGAGGGAATTTATGTGGACGGGACCCTGGGAGGCGGAGGACATGCCTTTCAAGTATGTCAGCAGTTAGGAGAATACGGAAGATTTGTAGGGATTGACCAGGATGAAGCCGCTATTTGCGCCGCATCCAGCCGTCTCTGCCAATTTGGAGATAAAGTGACAATCGTAAGAGATAATTACGAAAATGTCAAAAAAGTACTGGAAGATTTAAAAATTGAAAAGGTGGACGGTATTTGTCTGGATCTGGGGGTTTCATCATACCAGTTAGATACAGCTGAAAGAGGCTTTTCTTACAGGGAGGATGCTCCTTTGGATATGCGCATGGACCAGAGACAGCTGCAGACAGCTGCAGATATTGTAAACACCTACAGCGAAATGGAGCTTTACCGGATTATCCGGGATTATGGAGAAGACAAATTCGCAAAAAATATTGCCAAACACATTGTAAAAGCAAGAGAAGAAAAGGAAATTCAGACTACGGGAGAGTTGTCTGAAATTATTAAAAGAGCAATACCGGCTAAAATCAGAGCCACAGGCGGACATCCAGCCAAACAGACCTTTCAGGCCATTAGAATTGAATTAAACCATGAATTAGATGTGTTGAAACGTTCTATTGATACTATGATTGATCTTCTGAATCCAGGAGGCCGTCTGGCAATTATTACTTTTCATTCTCTGGAAGACAGAATCGTAAAAAAAGGGTTTAGGGACAATGAAAATCCTTGTATCTGTCCTCCTGATTTTCCGGTGTGCATGTGCAAAAGAGTAAGCAAGGGAAGGGTAGTAACCAGAAAACCTGTACTTCCGGGAGCAGAAGAACTGAAGGAAAACAGCAGGGCTAAAAGCGCCAAGCTTCGCGTATTTGAAAAAGGAGAAGCATAA
- a CDS encoding DUF1292 domain-containing protein — MEKKYPSEEPQEEMTVTLTLDDGSELECVVLTIFEAGGRDYIALLPTEGIDAEEGEVYLYRYTEVDGQPDLQNIENDDEYEVVADAFDELLDEQEYDEIVGEDQLD, encoded by the coding sequence ATGGAAAAAAAATATCCATCAGAAGAGCCCCAGGAGGAAATGACAGTTACCCTGACACTGGACGACGGATCAGAGCTGGAGTGTGTGGTGCTTACAATTTTTGAGGCAGGGGGAAGAGATTATATTGCCCTTCTTCCTACAGAGGGAATTGATGCAGAAGAGGGAGAAGTATACCTGTACCGCTACACAGAGGTAGACGGTCAGCCGGACCTTCAGAATATTGAGAACGACGACGAGTATGAGGTTGTGGCCGACGCTTTTGACGAGCTTTTAGATGAACAGGAATACGACGAGATCGTAGGGGAAGATCAACTGGATTAA
- the mraZ gene encoding division/cell wall cluster transcriptional repressor MraZ yields the protein MFMGEYNHTVDVKGRLIVPSRFREQLGEEFVITKGLDGCLFVYDNTEWKALEEKLHALPLTNANARKVTRFFLAGATACEVDKQGRILLPAVLREFAGIEKEAVLVGVGSRIEIWSKDTWNKMNTYDDMEEIAESMEGLGI from the coding sequence ATGTTCATGGGCGAATACAATCATACAGTTGATGTGAAGGGACGGTTAATTGTTCCTTCCCGTTTTAGAGAACAGCTTGGAGAGGAATTCGTGATTACGAAAGGACTAGATGGCTGTTTATTTGTGTATGATAATACAGAGTGGAAAGCCCTGGAGGAAAAACTGCACGCCCTTCCCCTGACCAATGCCAATGCCAGAAAGGTTACAAGATTTTTCCTGGCAGGCGCTACTGCCTGTGAGGTGGACAAGCAGGGAAGGATTCTGCTTCCCGCCGTACTCCGGGAATTTGCAGGAATTGAAAAGGAAGCTGTGTTAGTAGGCGTAGGCAGCCGAATTGAAATTTGGAGCAAAGATACCTGGAATAAGATGAATACATATGACGATATGGAAGAAATTGCTGAAAGTATGGAGGGTCTTGGAATTTGA
- a CDS encoding ATP-dependent helicase has protein sequence MTNMNPQQLEAVKHVDGPCLVIAGPGSGKTTVITHRTKYLVTDCKKEAGSILVITFTRAAAGEMKARFDRLTEDRHYPVSFGTFHSIFFRILKLAYRYEARDIIREEERVQIIRELVEKYDIEAEDEAEFVSSILSEISSVKGEMLDLSYYYSKNCSESIFKKLFEGYEKNLRNKRKIDFDDMLVMCYELFVQRKDILKAWQKKYQYILVDEFQDINRIQYEIVRMLAGPENNLFIVGDDDQSIYRFRGAKPEIMLGFEKDYPDAKKVILDINYRSQETIVQAAGRLISCNKERFQKNIRAVKSGGKPVSARIYEEAQTEALGIIRDIWDYTKAGYQLKDMAVLYRTSLEPRLLVERLMEYNVPFKMRDALPNLYEHWISRNIIAYIQVALGCMERGRVLEIINRPKRYVSRDALEGQTVNWEAVKSFYQDKGWMVERIEQLEYDLKMIGKMAPVAAVNYIRKASGYDDYLREYAEYRRMKPEELLEVADQLQESAAGFKTFDAWFLHMEEYKKELAAQARSQMDGGGQDRDCISLMTMHSAKGLEFKIVFILDANEGVTPHKKAVLEADLEEERRMFYVAATRAKERLHICSVKERYGKKQEMSRFVEECFYGRRK, from the coding sequence ATGACAAATATGAATCCGCAGCAGCTGGAGGCAGTAAAACACGTAGATGGCCCCTGCCTGGTTATTGCAGGGCCAGGATCAGGAAAAACCACAGTAATCACCCACCGGACAAAATACCTGGTGACAGATTGTAAAAAAGAGGCAGGCAGTATTTTAGTCATTACTTTTACAAGAGCCGCGGCAGGAGAGATGAAGGCCCGTTTTGACAGGCTGACAGAGGACAGACATTATCCAGTGTCCTTTGGAACCTTCCACAGTATTTTCTTCCGGATTTTAAAGCTGGCTTACAGATATGAGGCCAGGGATATTATCAGGGAAGAAGAGCGGGTGCAGATCATCAGGGAGCTGGTGGAAAAATATGATATTGAAGCAGAGGATGAGGCAGAATTTGTCTCATCCATTTTAAGTGAAATCAGCAGTGTAAAAGGAGAAATGCTGGATCTTAGCTACTATTATTCAAAAAATTGTTCAGAAAGCATTTTTAAAAAGCTGTTTGAAGGATATGAGAAAAACCTGCGGAATAAAAGAAAAATTGACTTTGACGATATGCTGGTAATGTGCTATGAGCTGTTTGTCCAGAGAAAAGATATTTTAAAGGCATGGCAGAAAAAATATCAATATATTTTAGTAGATGAATTTCAGGATATTAACAGAATCCAGTATGAAATTGTCCGTATGCTGGCAGGGCCGGAAAATAATTTATTTATTGTGGGGGACGACGACCAGTCAATTTACAGATTCAGGGGAGCCAAGCCTGAGATTATGCTGGGATTTGAAAAGGATTACCCTGATGCCAAAAAGGTGATTTTAGATATTAATTACAGATCTCAGGAAACTATCGTACAGGCGGCGGGGCGGCTAATTTCCTGCAATAAGGAGCGTTTTCAGAAAAATATCAGGGCTGTAAAATCAGGGGGAAAGCCTGTTTCAGCCAGGATTTATGAGGAAGCCCAGACAGAGGCTTTGGGCATTATCAGAGATATTTGGGATTACACGAAAGCAGGTTATCAGCTGAAGGATATGGCGGTGCTGTACCGCACCAGCCTGGAGCCCAGGCTTTTAGTAGAAAGGCTGATGGAGTACAATGTTCCTTTTAAAATGAGGGACGCTTTGCCCAACCTGTATGAACACTGGATTTCCAGAAATATTATTGCTTATATTCAGGTGGCGTTAGGATGCATGGAAAGAGGAAGAGTTTTAGAGATTATTAACAGGCCTAAGCGGTACGTCAGCAGAGACGCCCTGGAGGGGCAGACAGTAAACTGGGAAGCTGTAAAATCCTTTTATCAGGATAAGGGCTGGATGGTAGAGAGAATTGAACAGCTGGAATATGACCTGAAAATGATTGGAAAAATGGCTCCTGTGGCGGCTGTAAATTATATCCGCAAAGCCTCCGGCTATGACGACTATTTAAGAGAATATGCAGAATACAGGAGAATGAAGCCGGAGGAATTATTGGAGGTTGCAGATCAGCTGCAGGAAAGCGCAGCTGGATTTAAAACATTTGATGCCTGGTTTCTTCACATGGAGGAATATAAAAAGGAGCTGGCCGCCCAGGCCAGAAGCCAAATGGACGGAGGCGGCCAGGACAGGGACTGTATTTCGCTGATGACTATGCACAGCGCCAAGGGCCTGGAATTTAAAATTGTGTTTATTTTAGATGCCAACGAAGGAGTGACCCCTCACAAAAAAGCAGTTTTAGAAGCAGATTTAGAAGAAGAAAGACGTATGTTTTATGTGGCCGCAACAAGGGCCAAGGAAAGACTTCATATTTGTTCTGTAAAAGAGCGGTATGGAAAAAAACAGGAAATGTCCAGATTTGTGGAGGAATGTTTTTATGGCAGAAGGAAGTAA
- a CDS encoding cob(I)yrinic acid a,c-diamide adenosyltransferase, translating to MAEGSKELGLIHIYCGDGKGKTTASMGLALRAAGREKKVLIARFLKSQDSGEVKALSYVPNITVLPCEKFFGFTFSMSEETKKEAQVYYTALLENAWKKAKKEKYHMLILDEMMAACTSGLVSRDKVEELIKQKPEYLEVVLTGRAPWPEILQLADYVSEIQMVKHPFTRGVKARNGIEY from the coding sequence ATGGCAGAAGGAAGTAAGGAACTGGGTTTGATACATATTTACTGCGGAGATGGAAAGGGAAAAACTACAGCCAGTATGGGCCTGGCCCTGAGAGCTGCAGGGCGGGAGAAGAAGGTGCTCATAGCAAGGTTTTTAAAATCCCAGGACTCCGGCGAAGTAAAAGCTCTTTCTTATGTACCGAATATTACAGTTCTGCCCTGTGAAAAATTCTTTGGATTTACTTTTTCTATGTCAGAGGAAACGAAAAAAGAAGCCCAGGTTTATTATACCGCTTTATTAGAAAACGCATGGAAAAAAGCAAAGAAGGAGAAATACCACATGCTGATTCTGGACGAGATGATGGCAGCCTGCACAAGCGGCCTTGTAAGCCGGGATAAGGTGGAGGAATTAATAAAACAAAAACCTGAATATTTAGAAGTAGTATTAACAGGCAGGGCCCCCTGGCCGGAAATTTTGCAGCTGGCAGATTATGTTTCGGAAATCCAAATGGTAAAGCATCCCTTTACCAGAGGGGTGAAGGCCAGAAACGGCATTGAATATTAA
- a CDS encoding Spo0E family sporulation regulatory protein-aspartic acid phosphatase — protein MIKSKEELMRKIEEARTVLNKSIDENAKYEEIYTNSMKLDTLIEQYIVAGY, from the coding sequence ATGATAAAATCCAAAGAGGAATTAATGCGTAAAATTGAGGAGGCCAGAACGGTCCTGAATAAAAGCATTGATGAAAATGCCAAATATGAGGAAATTTATACAAACAGTATGAAACTGGATACATTAATTGAGCAGTATATTGTAGCGGGTTATTAA